In the Sandaracinus amylolyticus genome, GATGCTCAGCGTCGCGGTCGCGACCCACTGCGCGGGATCGGGATTGAAGATCGTCGTGGGCGCGGTGAGCGTGCCGACCCATCCCAGCGAGAGCGAGGGGACGAAGCGGTACCACGCATCGTCGACGAGGCGTCCCGCCTGCTCGCGTCGCACGAGCGCGGCGCGCACGTCGGAGCGCGTGGCCTGGGCCCGCTCGATCGCGGCTTCTTCGCTGGGCACGACCGGGAGCGCCGAGGGCGCGGGCTCGATCGCGACGTCGAGCCCCAGCGCTTCACCGAGCTGATCCCACGCGCGCTCGAGCGCGGCGTCGGCATCCGCGGCGCGGCGCATCGCGTCGAGCGCGGCGACCTCGGCGCGCGCGGCGTCGAGCCCGATCGCGGCGCCCGCTTCCACGCGCAGCTGCGCCGCGCGGAGCTGACGTACTGCGTCGGCGATCTGTGCGCGCGTGAGCTCGGACGCGCGCTGCGCCGCGAGCGCGGTGAAGAAGACGCGCGCGATCGCCGCGTGCGCGGCGCGACGCGCGTCGTCGAGCTCGGCCCGCGCCGCGTCCGACTCGCTCTCCGCGATGCGGATCTGCGACACCGCGCGCATCGAGAGCGTCTCGCTGATCGTGAGCTGACCCGTGATCGAGTCGGCGGGGCGCACCGTGCCGACGCCCGCGCGCTCGATCGACTCGTCGAGCCGCGAGTAGCTCACGCTGCCCGTGACCAGCGGAAGGATCCCCGCCCACGCGATGCGCTC is a window encoding:
- a CDS encoding TolC family protein; its protein translation is MRGQRRNDVTWLAVVAVSTVIALCPRTAGAQEEASDDTWAAPPLPQPPPERLTLDEALSRADAEAVDLVIARLQVDRTEAAERIAWAGILPLVTGSVSYSRLDESIERAGVGTVRPADSITGQLTISETLSMRAVSQIRIAESESDAARAELDDARRAAHAAIARVFFTALAAQRASELTRAQIADAVRQLRAAQLRVEAGAAIGLDAARAEVAALDAMRRAADADAALERAWDQLGEALGLDVAIEPAPSALPVVPSEEAAIERAQATRSDVRAALVRREQAGRLVDDAWYRFVPSLSLGWVGTLTAPTTIFNPDPAQWVATATLSIPFYDGGARYGALREAQAQVSQSDEFVDGLRRRVRVEIRDARRRIETAERALAIATRQAEIARRAVEQTEEGYRAGANTGLELDAARRDAEQADLQRILAELELDNARVDLLTAVGDL